The Musa acuminata AAA Group cultivar baxijiao chromosome BXJ1-3, Cavendish_Baxijiao_AAA, whole genome shotgun sequence genome window below encodes:
- the LOC135622053 gene encoding uncharacterized protein LOC135622053 isoform X5, protein MEGLGGLGFGGSNTVMKKPRSATLRRPRLEAQLVSESYDNLRRLSPVDDGCSESSTRRKEYYLNNPPPKSSSVNIASSKKIKQSDKVFGGVDGMHYGSSRGGHGFDSKRHSKGVLVPAKWRSTDKVKEDTEERSKSLDANVGKSDVSYNLQQPEAVSNVMAENKPRKVKLKVGGVTHTIIETDEGGSSSAKHPRSLDASHHRLKLIDPSFSDGQSLPERGNGSQGDQRKESSGSSVSRGMKEDSTGTVAEESLVGKQSDKFHMSASFEPTRKSKRVPKRRMFDNEEEDDEIRYLEKVKTSKASAVDSAEIEDNSENSVKKRKISKLPSNRNTVNEMDEDYVVSQSIKENTRNLRPGGKEDDDTDYVEEEEPGSDGEPEIKRRKQKESSGLQADIKTEPLTTRQRALQSGKGGSGESFIEFPNGLPSAPSRKQRETLSEVEIQAKRAEAAQRRKMQVEKQARESEAEAIRKILGQGSDKKKEEKKQKELEEKAKLAKSQPLSPSTIRWVRGPFGTVVTFADDVGLPSIFDSKPCSYPLPREKCAAPSCTNAYRYRDSKTKLPLCSLQCYRASSRKMVSSGYRQITMIFKASRLHHVLAGGPKCRNLK, encoded by the exons ATGGAGGGCTTGGGAGGCCTGGGATTCGGTGGTTCGAATACTGTGATGAAGAAGCCGAGGAGTGCTACCTTGAGGCGGCCTCGGCTTGAGGCACAGCTGGtttcagaatcttatgataatttGAGGAGGCTCTCTCCTGTTGATGATGGATGCAGCGAATCCAGCACCAGAAGGAAAGAATATTATCTCAACAACCCTCCTCCAAAGAGTTCATCTGTCAATATAGCTTCTTCAAAGAAGATCAAGCAAAGTGATAAGGTGTTTGGAGGGGTTGATGGGATGCATTATGGCAGTTCACGAGGTGGACATGGCTTTGACTCGAAACGCCACAGTAAAGGTGTCCTGGTCCCAGCGAAGTGGAGAAGCACAGACAAGGTTAAAGAAGATACTGAGGAGCGATCAAAATCCCTGGATGCCAATGTAGGAAAGAGTGATGTGAGTTATAATTTGCAGCAGCCAGAAGCGGTTTCTAATGTGATGGCTGAAAACAAGCCAAGGAAGGTGAAGCTCAAGGTTGGTGGAGTTACACACACAATAATTGAGACAGATGAAGGTGGATCTTCTTCTGCAAAACATCCACGTTCCTTGGATGCATCTCACCATCGTCTCAAGCTTATTGACCCG AGTTTCTCTGATGGTCAATCTCTACCGGAGAGGGGGAATGGCTCACAAGGAGATCAGAGGAAGGAATCCAGTGGATCGAGCGTTTCTCGTGGGATGAAGGAGGATTCTACGGGAACAGTGGCTGAAGAAAGCTTAGTTGGAAAGCAATCAGACAAGTTTCATATGAGTGCCTCTTTTGAGCCCACTCGTAAGAGTAAAAGGGTCCCAAAGAGGCGAATGTTTGATAATGAGGAGGAAGATGATGAGATTCGTTACCTTGAAAAAGTTAAAACTTCTAAGGCTTCTGCAGTTGATTCTGCGGAAATTGAGGATAACAGCGAGAACAGTGTCAAGAAAAGGAAAATATCCAAGCTTCCTAGCAACAGAAATACTGTTAATGAGATGGATGAAGACTATGTTGTTTCTCAATCAATCAAAGAGAATACTAGGAACTTAAGACCAGGAGGAAAGGAAGATGATGATACAGACTATGTTGAAGAGGAAGAACCTGGTTCTGATGGTGAGCCTGAGATCAAGAGAAGAAAACAGAAGGAATCTAGTGGCTTACAAGCTGATATTAAGACTGAGCCTCTTACTACACGTCAACGGGCACTTCAATCAGGAAAAGGAGGCAGTGGTGAAAGTTTCATCGAGTTCCCAAATGGGCTACCATCTGCACCCTCTAGAA AACAAAGGGAGACGTTATCTGAAGTGGAGATACAAGCAAAGAGAGCAGAGGCTGCTCAAAGACGGAAAATGCAAGTAGAGAAGCAAGCTAGAGAATCTGAG GCTGAGGCAATAAGGAAAATATTAGGTCAAGGTTCtgacaagaaaaaagaagaaaaaaagcagAAAGAACTCGAAGAGAAG GCAAAGTTGGCTAAGTCACAACCTTTAAGTCCGAGCACCATTAGATGGGTCAGGGGACCCTTTGGCACAGTTGTTACTTTTGCTGATGATGTAGGTCTTCCAAGTATATTTGACTCCAAGCCTTGCAG TTACCCTCTTCCACGAGAGAAATGTGCTGCCCCATCGTGTACAAATGCATACAGGTATCGGGACTCCAAGACTAAACTTCCCTTATGCAGTCTACAGTGCTATAGGGCAAGTTCAAGGAAGAT
- the LOC135622053 gene encoding FK506-binding protein 4-like isoform X3: protein MEGLGGLGFGGSNTVMKKPRSATLRRPRLEAQLVSESYDNLRRLSPVDDGCSESSTRRKEYYLNNPPPKSSSVNIASSKKIKQSDKVFGGVDGMHYGSSRGGHGFDSKRHSKGVLVPAKWRSTDKVKEDTEERSKSLDANVGKSDVSYNLQQPEAVSNVMAENKPRKVKLKVGGVTHTIIETDEGGSSSAKHPRSLDASHHRLKLIDPFQSFSDGQSLPERGNGSQGDQRKESSGSSVSRGMKEDSTGTVAEESLVGKQSDKFHMSASFEPTRKSKRVPKRRMFDNEEEDDEIRYLEKVKTSKASAVDSAEIEDNSENSVKKRKISKLPSNRNTVNEMDEDYVVSQSIKENTRNLRPGGKEDDDTDYVEEEEPGSDGEPEIKRRKQKESSGLQADIKTEPLTTRQRALQSGKGGSGESFIEFPNGLPSAPSRKQRETLSEVEIQAKRAEAAQRRKMQVEKQARESEAEAIRKILGQGSDKKKEEKKQKELEEKAKLAKSQPLSPSTIRWVRGPFGTVVTFADDVGLPSIFDSKPCSYPLPREKCAAPSCTNAYRVSSGYRQITMIFKASRLHHDLISALGFQTTTTTMTIMLHGYFET, encoded by the exons ATGGAGGGCTTGGGAGGCCTGGGATTCGGTGGTTCGAATACTGTGATGAAGAAGCCGAGGAGTGCTACCTTGAGGCGGCCTCGGCTTGAGGCACAGCTGGtttcagaatcttatgataatttGAGGAGGCTCTCTCCTGTTGATGATGGATGCAGCGAATCCAGCACCAGAAGGAAAGAATATTATCTCAACAACCCTCCTCCAAAGAGTTCATCTGTCAATATAGCTTCTTCAAAGAAGATCAAGCAAAGTGATAAGGTGTTTGGAGGGGTTGATGGGATGCATTATGGCAGTTCACGAGGTGGACATGGCTTTGACTCGAAACGCCACAGTAAAGGTGTCCTGGTCCCAGCGAAGTGGAGAAGCACAGACAAGGTTAAAGAAGATACTGAGGAGCGATCAAAATCCCTGGATGCCAATGTAGGAAAGAGTGATGTGAGTTATAATTTGCAGCAGCCAGAAGCGGTTTCTAATGTGATGGCTGAAAACAAGCCAAGGAAGGTGAAGCTCAAGGTTGGTGGAGTTACACACACAATAATTGAGACAGATGAAGGTGGATCTTCTTCTGCAAAACATCCACGTTCCTTGGATGCATCTCACCATCGTCTCAAGCTTATTGACCCG TTTCAGAGTTTCTCTGATGGTCAATCTCTACCGGAGAGGGGGAATGGCTCACAAGGAGATCAGAGGAAGGAATCCAGTGGATCGAGCGTTTCTCGTGGGATGAAGGAGGATTCTACGGGAACAGTGGCTGAAGAAAGCTTAGTTGGAAAGCAATCAGACAAGTTTCATATGAGTGCCTCTTTTGAGCCCACTCGTAAGAGTAAAAGGGTCCCAAAGAGGCGAATGTTTGATAATGAGGAGGAAGATGATGAGATTCGTTACCTTGAAAAAGTTAAAACTTCTAAGGCTTCTGCAGTTGATTCTGCGGAAATTGAGGATAACAGCGAGAACAGTGTCAAGAAAAGGAAAATATCCAAGCTTCCTAGCAACAGAAATACTGTTAATGAGATGGATGAAGACTATGTTGTTTCTCAATCAATCAAAGAGAATACTAGGAACTTAAGACCAGGAGGAAAGGAAGATGATGATACAGACTATGTTGAAGAGGAAGAACCTGGTTCTGATGGTGAGCCTGAGATCAAGAGAAGAAAACAGAAGGAATCTAGTGGCTTACAAGCTGATATTAAGACTGAGCCTCTTACTACACGTCAACGGGCACTTCAATCAGGAAAAGGAGGCAGTGGTGAAAGTTTCATCGAGTTCCCAAATGGGCTACCATCTGCACCCTCTAGAA AACAAAGGGAGACGTTATCTGAAGTGGAGATACAAGCAAAGAGAGCAGAGGCTGCTCAAAGACGGAAAATGCAAGTAGAGAAGCAAGCTAGAGAATCTGAG GCTGAGGCAATAAGGAAAATATTAGGTCAAGGTTCtgacaagaaaaaagaagaaaaaaagcagAAAGAACTCGAAGAGAAG GCAAAGTTGGCTAAGTCACAACCTTTAAGTCCGAGCACCATTAGATGGGTCAGGGGACCCTTTGGCACAGTTGTTACTTTTGCTGATGATGTAGGTCTTCCAAGTATATTTGACTCCAAGCCTTGCAG TTACCCTCTTCCACGAGAGAAATGTGCTGCCCCATCGTGTACAAATGCATACAG
- the LOC135622053 gene encoding FK506-binding protein 4-like isoform X4, giving the protein MEGLGGLGFGGSNTVMKKPRSATLRRPRLEAQLVSESYDNLRRLSPVDDGCSESSTRRKEYYLNNPPPKSSSVNIASSKKIKQSDKVFGGVDGMHYGSSRGGHGFDSKRHSKGVLVPAKWRSTDKVKEDTEERSKSLDANVGKSDVSYNLQQPEAVSNVMAENKPRKVKLKVGGVTHTIIETDEGGSSSAKHPRSLDASHHRLKLIDPFQSFSDGQSLPERGNGSQGDQRKESSGSSVSRGMKEDSTGTVAEESLVGKQSDKFHMSASFEPTRKSKRVPKRRMFDNEEEDDEIRYLEKVKTSKASAVDSAEIEDNSENSVKKRKISKLPSNRNTVNEMDEDYVVSQSIKENTRNLRPGGKEDDDTDYVEEEEPGSDGEPEIKRRKQKESSGLQADIKTEPLTTRQRALQSGKGGSGESFIEFPNGLPSAPSRKQRETLSEVEIQAKRAEAAQRRKMQVEKQARESEAEAIRKILGQGSDKKKEEKKQKELEEKAKLAKSQPLSPSTIRWVRGPFGTVVTFADDVGLPSIFDSKPCSYPLPREKCAAPSCTNAYRYRDSKTKLPLCSLQCYRASSRKMVSSGYRQITMIFKASRLHHVLAGGPKCRNLK; this is encoded by the exons ATGGAGGGCTTGGGAGGCCTGGGATTCGGTGGTTCGAATACTGTGATGAAGAAGCCGAGGAGTGCTACCTTGAGGCGGCCTCGGCTTGAGGCACAGCTGGtttcagaatcttatgataatttGAGGAGGCTCTCTCCTGTTGATGATGGATGCAGCGAATCCAGCACCAGAAGGAAAGAATATTATCTCAACAACCCTCCTCCAAAGAGTTCATCTGTCAATATAGCTTCTTCAAAGAAGATCAAGCAAAGTGATAAGGTGTTTGGAGGGGTTGATGGGATGCATTATGGCAGTTCACGAGGTGGACATGGCTTTGACTCGAAACGCCACAGTAAAGGTGTCCTGGTCCCAGCGAAGTGGAGAAGCACAGACAAGGTTAAAGAAGATACTGAGGAGCGATCAAAATCCCTGGATGCCAATGTAGGAAAGAGTGATGTGAGTTATAATTTGCAGCAGCCAGAAGCGGTTTCTAATGTGATGGCTGAAAACAAGCCAAGGAAGGTGAAGCTCAAGGTTGGTGGAGTTACACACACAATAATTGAGACAGATGAAGGTGGATCTTCTTCTGCAAAACATCCACGTTCCTTGGATGCATCTCACCATCGTCTCAAGCTTATTGACCCG TTTCAGAGTTTCTCTGATGGTCAATCTCTACCGGAGAGGGGGAATGGCTCACAAGGAGATCAGAGGAAGGAATCCAGTGGATCGAGCGTTTCTCGTGGGATGAAGGAGGATTCTACGGGAACAGTGGCTGAAGAAAGCTTAGTTGGAAAGCAATCAGACAAGTTTCATATGAGTGCCTCTTTTGAGCCCACTCGTAAGAGTAAAAGGGTCCCAAAGAGGCGAATGTTTGATAATGAGGAGGAAGATGATGAGATTCGTTACCTTGAAAAAGTTAAAACTTCTAAGGCTTCTGCAGTTGATTCTGCGGAAATTGAGGATAACAGCGAGAACAGTGTCAAGAAAAGGAAAATATCCAAGCTTCCTAGCAACAGAAATACTGTTAATGAGATGGATGAAGACTATGTTGTTTCTCAATCAATCAAAGAGAATACTAGGAACTTAAGACCAGGAGGAAAGGAAGATGATGATACAGACTATGTTGAAGAGGAAGAACCTGGTTCTGATGGTGAGCCTGAGATCAAGAGAAGAAAACAGAAGGAATCTAGTGGCTTACAAGCTGATATTAAGACTGAGCCTCTTACTACACGTCAACGGGCACTTCAATCAGGAAAAGGAGGCAGTGGTGAAAGTTTCATCGAGTTCCCAAATGGGCTACCATCTGCACCCTCTAGAA AACAAAGGGAGACGTTATCTGAAGTGGAGATACAAGCAAAGAGAGCAGAGGCTGCTCAAAGACGGAAAATGCAAGTAGAGAAGCAAGCTAGAGAATCTGAG GCTGAGGCAATAAGGAAAATATTAGGTCAAGGTTCtgacaagaaaaaagaagaaaaaaagcagAAAGAACTCGAAGAGAAG GCAAAGTTGGCTAAGTCACAACCTTTAAGTCCGAGCACCATTAGATGGGTCAGGGGACCCTTTGGCACAGTTGTTACTTTTGCTGATGATGTAGGTCTTCCAAGTATATTTGACTCCAAGCCTTGCAG TTACCCTCTTCCACGAGAGAAATGTGCTGCCCCATCGTGTACAAATGCATACAGGTATCGGGACTCCAAGACTAAACTTCCCTTATGCAGTCTACAGTGCTATAGGGCAAGTTCAAGGAAGAT
- the LOC135622053 gene encoding FK506-binding protein 4-like isoform X1, whose protein sequence is MEGLGGLGFGGSNTVMKKPRSATLRRPRLEAQLVSESYDNLRRLSPVDDGCSESSTRRKEYYLNNPPPKSSSVNIASSKKIKQSDKVFGGVDGMHYGSSRGGHGFDSKRHSKGVLVPAKWRSTDKVKEDTEERSKSLDANVGKSDVSYNLQQPEAVSNVMAENKPRKVKLKVGGVTHTIIETDEGGSSSAKHPRSLDASHHRLKLIDPFQSFSDGQSLPERGNGSQGDQRKESSGSSVSRGMKEDSTGTVAEESLVGKQSDKFHMSASFEPTRKSKRVPKRRMFDNEEEDDEIRYLEKVKTSKASAVDSAEIEDNSENSVKKRKISKLPSNRNTVNEMDEDYVVSQSIKENTRNLRPGGKEDDDTDYVEEEEPGSDGEPEIKRRKQKESSGLQADIKTEPLTTRQRALQSGKGGSGESFIEFPNGLPSAPSRKQRETLSEVEIQAKRAEAAQRRKMQVEKQARESEAEAIRKILGQGSDKKKEEKKQKELEEKAKLAKSQPLSPSTIRWVRGPFGTVVTFADDVGLPSIFDSKPCSYPLPREKCAAPSCTNAYRYRDSKTKLPLCSLQCYRASSRKMVSSGYRQITMIFKASRLHHDLISALGFQTTTTTMTIMLHGYFET, encoded by the exons ATGGAGGGCTTGGGAGGCCTGGGATTCGGTGGTTCGAATACTGTGATGAAGAAGCCGAGGAGTGCTACCTTGAGGCGGCCTCGGCTTGAGGCACAGCTGGtttcagaatcttatgataatttGAGGAGGCTCTCTCCTGTTGATGATGGATGCAGCGAATCCAGCACCAGAAGGAAAGAATATTATCTCAACAACCCTCCTCCAAAGAGTTCATCTGTCAATATAGCTTCTTCAAAGAAGATCAAGCAAAGTGATAAGGTGTTTGGAGGGGTTGATGGGATGCATTATGGCAGTTCACGAGGTGGACATGGCTTTGACTCGAAACGCCACAGTAAAGGTGTCCTGGTCCCAGCGAAGTGGAGAAGCACAGACAAGGTTAAAGAAGATACTGAGGAGCGATCAAAATCCCTGGATGCCAATGTAGGAAAGAGTGATGTGAGTTATAATTTGCAGCAGCCAGAAGCGGTTTCTAATGTGATGGCTGAAAACAAGCCAAGGAAGGTGAAGCTCAAGGTTGGTGGAGTTACACACACAATAATTGAGACAGATGAAGGTGGATCTTCTTCTGCAAAACATCCACGTTCCTTGGATGCATCTCACCATCGTCTCAAGCTTATTGACCCG TTTCAGAGTTTCTCTGATGGTCAATCTCTACCGGAGAGGGGGAATGGCTCACAAGGAGATCAGAGGAAGGAATCCAGTGGATCGAGCGTTTCTCGTGGGATGAAGGAGGATTCTACGGGAACAGTGGCTGAAGAAAGCTTAGTTGGAAAGCAATCAGACAAGTTTCATATGAGTGCCTCTTTTGAGCCCACTCGTAAGAGTAAAAGGGTCCCAAAGAGGCGAATGTTTGATAATGAGGAGGAAGATGATGAGATTCGTTACCTTGAAAAAGTTAAAACTTCTAAGGCTTCTGCAGTTGATTCTGCGGAAATTGAGGATAACAGCGAGAACAGTGTCAAGAAAAGGAAAATATCCAAGCTTCCTAGCAACAGAAATACTGTTAATGAGATGGATGAAGACTATGTTGTTTCTCAATCAATCAAAGAGAATACTAGGAACTTAAGACCAGGAGGAAAGGAAGATGATGATACAGACTATGTTGAAGAGGAAGAACCTGGTTCTGATGGTGAGCCTGAGATCAAGAGAAGAAAACAGAAGGAATCTAGTGGCTTACAAGCTGATATTAAGACTGAGCCTCTTACTACACGTCAACGGGCACTTCAATCAGGAAAAGGAGGCAGTGGTGAAAGTTTCATCGAGTTCCCAAATGGGCTACCATCTGCACCCTCTAGAA AACAAAGGGAGACGTTATCTGAAGTGGAGATACAAGCAAAGAGAGCAGAGGCTGCTCAAAGACGGAAAATGCAAGTAGAGAAGCAAGCTAGAGAATCTGAG GCTGAGGCAATAAGGAAAATATTAGGTCAAGGTTCtgacaagaaaaaagaagaaaaaaagcagAAAGAACTCGAAGAGAAG GCAAAGTTGGCTAAGTCACAACCTTTAAGTCCGAGCACCATTAGATGGGTCAGGGGACCCTTTGGCACAGTTGTTACTTTTGCTGATGATGTAGGTCTTCCAAGTATATTTGACTCCAAGCCTTGCAG TTACCCTCTTCCACGAGAGAAATGTGCTGCCCCATCGTGTACAAATGCATACAGGTATCGGGACTCCAAGACTAAACTTCCCTTATGCAGTCTACAGTGCTATAGGGCAAGTTCAAGGAAGAT
- the LOC135622053 gene encoding uncharacterized protein LOC135622053 isoform X2 — protein MEGLGGLGFGGSNTVMKKPRSATLRRPRLEAQLVSESYDNLRRLSPVDDGCSESSTRRKEYYLNNPPPKSSSVNIASSKKIKQSDKVFGGVDGMHYGSSRGGHGFDSKRHSKGVLVPAKWRSTDKVKEDTEERSKSLDANVGKSDVSYNLQQPEAVSNVMAENKPRKVKLKVGGVTHTIIETDEGGSSSAKHPRSLDASHHRLKLIDPSFSDGQSLPERGNGSQGDQRKESSGSSVSRGMKEDSTGTVAEESLVGKQSDKFHMSASFEPTRKSKRVPKRRMFDNEEEDDEIRYLEKVKTSKASAVDSAEIEDNSENSVKKRKISKLPSNRNTVNEMDEDYVVSQSIKENTRNLRPGGKEDDDTDYVEEEEPGSDGEPEIKRRKQKESSGLQADIKTEPLTTRQRALQSGKGGSGESFIEFPNGLPSAPSRKQRETLSEVEIQAKRAEAAQRRKMQVEKQARESEAEAIRKILGQGSDKKKEEKKQKELEEKAKLAKSQPLSPSTIRWVRGPFGTVVTFADDVGLPSIFDSKPCSYPLPREKCAAPSCTNAYRYRDSKTKLPLCSLQCYRASSRKMVSSGYRQITMIFKASRLHHDLISALGFQTTTTTMTIMLHGYFET, from the exons ATGGAGGGCTTGGGAGGCCTGGGATTCGGTGGTTCGAATACTGTGATGAAGAAGCCGAGGAGTGCTACCTTGAGGCGGCCTCGGCTTGAGGCACAGCTGGtttcagaatcttatgataatttGAGGAGGCTCTCTCCTGTTGATGATGGATGCAGCGAATCCAGCACCAGAAGGAAAGAATATTATCTCAACAACCCTCCTCCAAAGAGTTCATCTGTCAATATAGCTTCTTCAAAGAAGATCAAGCAAAGTGATAAGGTGTTTGGAGGGGTTGATGGGATGCATTATGGCAGTTCACGAGGTGGACATGGCTTTGACTCGAAACGCCACAGTAAAGGTGTCCTGGTCCCAGCGAAGTGGAGAAGCACAGACAAGGTTAAAGAAGATACTGAGGAGCGATCAAAATCCCTGGATGCCAATGTAGGAAAGAGTGATGTGAGTTATAATTTGCAGCAGCCAGAAGCGGTTTCTAATGTGATGGCTGAAAACAAGCCAAGGAAGGTGAAGCTCAAGGTTGGTGGAGTTACACACACAATAATTGAGACAGATGAAGGTGGATCTTCTTCTGCAAAACATCCACGTTCCTTGGATGCATCTCACCATCGTCTCAAGCTTATTGACCCG AGTTTCTCTGATGGTCAATCTCTACCGGAGAGGGGGAATGGCTCACAAGGAGATCAGAGGAAGGAATCCAGTGGATCGAGCGTTTCTCGTGGGATGAAGGAGGATTCTACGGGAACAGTGGCTGAAGAAAGCTTAGTTGGAAAGCAATCAGACAAGTTTCATATGAGTGCCTCTTTTGAGCCCACTCGTAAGAGTAAAAGGGTCCCAAAGAGGCGAATGTTTGATAATGAGGAGGAAGATGATGAGATTCGTTACCTTGAAAAAGTTAAAACTTCTAAGGCTTCTGCAGTTGATTCTGCGGAAATTGAGGATAACAGCGAGAACAGTGTCAAGAAAAGGAAAATATCCAAGCTTCCTAGCAACAGAAATACTGTTAATGAGATGGATGAAGACTATGTTGTTTCTCAATCAATCAAAGAGAATACTAGGAACTTAAGACCAGGAGGAAAGGAAGATGATGATACAGACTATGTTGAAGAGGAAGAACCTGGTTCTGATGGTGAGCCTGAGATCAAGAGAAGAAAACAGAAGGAATCTAGTGGCTTACAAGCTGATATTAAGACTGAGCCTCTTACTACACGTCAACGGGCACTTCAATCAGGAAAAGGAGGCAGTGGTGAAAGTTTCATCGAGTTCCCAAATGGGCTACCATCTGCACCCTCTAGAA AACAAAGGGAGACGTTATCTGAAGTGGAGATACAAGCAAAGAGAGCAGAGGCTGCTCAAAGACGGAAAATGCAAGTAGAGAAGCAAGCTAGAGAATCTGAG GCTGAGGCAATAAGGAAAATATTAGGTCAAGGTTCtgacaagaaaaaagaagaaaaaaagcagAAAGAACTCGAAGAGAAG GCAAAGTTGGCTAAGTCACAACCTTTAAGTCCGAGCACCATTAGATGGGTCAGGGGACCCTTTGGCACAGTTGTTACTTTTGCTGATGATGTAGGTCTTCCAAGTATATTTGACTCCAAGCCTTGCAG TTACCCTCTTCCACGAGAGAAATGTGCTGCCCCATCGTGTACAAATGCATACAGGTATCGGGACTCCAAGACTAAACTTCCCTTATGCAGTCTACAGTGCTATAGGGCAAGTTCAAGGAAGAT
- the LOC135622053 gene encoding FK506-binding protein 4-like isoform X6, translated as MEGLGGLGFGGSNTVMKKPRSATLRRPRLEAQLVSESYDNLRRLSPVDDGCSESSTRRKEYYLNNPPPKSSSVNIASSKKIKQSDKVFGGVDGMHYGSSRGGHGFDSKRHSKGVLVPAKWRSTDKVKEDTEERSKSLDANVGKSDVSYNLQQPEAVSNVMAENKPRKVKLKVGGVTHTIIETDEGGSSSAKHPRSLDASHHRLKLIDPFQSFSDGQSLPERGNGSQGDQRKESSGSSVSRGMKEDSTGTVAEESLVGKQSDKFHMSASFEPTRKSKRVPKRRMFDNEEEDDEIRYLEKVKTSKASAVDSAEIEDNSENSVKKRKISKLPSNRNTVNEMDEDYVVSQSIKENTRNLRPGGKEDDDTDYVEEEEPGSDGEPEIKRRKQKESSGLQADIKTEPLTTRQRALQSGKGGSGESFIEFPNGLPSAPSRKQRETLSEVEIQAKRAEAAQRRKMQVEKQARESEAEAIRKILGQGSDKKKEEKKQKELEEKAKLAKSQPLSPSTIRWVRGPFGTVVTFADDVGLPSIFDSKPCSYPLPREKCAAPSCTNAYRVSSGYRQITMIFKASRLHHVLAGGPKCRNLK; from the exons ATGGAGGGCTTGGGAGGCCTGGGATTCGGTGGTTCGAATACTGTGATGAAGAAGCCGAGGAGTGCTACCTTGAGGCGGCCTCGGCTTGAGGCACAGCTGGtttcagaatcttatgataatttGAGGAGGCTCTCTCCTGTTGATGATGGATGCAGCGAATCCAGCACCAGAAGGAAAGAATATTATCTCAACAACCCTCCTCCAAAGAGTTCATCTGTCAATATAGCTTCTTCAAAGAAGATCAAGCAAAGTGATAAGGTGTTTGGAGGGGTTGATGGGATGCATTATGGCAGTTCACGAGGTGGACATGGCTTTGACTCGAAACGCCACAGTAAAGGTGTCCTGGTCCCAGCGAAGTGGAGAAGCACAGACAAGGTTAAAGAAGATACTGAGGAGCGATCAAAATCCCTGGATGCCAATGTAGGAAAGAGTGATGTGAGTTATAATTTGCAGCAGCCAGAAGCGGTTTCTAATGTGATGGCTGAAAACAAGCCAAGGAAGGTGAAGCTCAAGGTTGGTGGAGTTACACACACAATAATTGAGACAGATGAAGGTGGATCTTCTTCTGCAAAACATCCACGTTCCTTGGATGCATCTCACCATCGTCTCAAGCTTATTGACCCG TTTCAGAGTTTCTCTGATGGTCAATCTCTACCGGAGAGGGGGAATGGCTCACAAGGAGATCAGAGGAAGGAATCCAGTGGATCGAGCGTTTCTCGTGGGATGAAGGAGGATTCTACGGGAACAGTGGCTGAAGAAAGCTTAGTTGGAAAGCAATCAGACAAGTTTCATATGAGTGCCTCTTTTGAGCCCACTCGTAAGAGTAAAAGGGTCCCAAAGAGGCGAATGTTTGATAATGAGGAGGAAGATGATGAGATTCGTTACCTTGAAAAAGTTAAAACTTCTAAGGCTTCTGCAGTTGATTCTGCGGAAATTGAGGATAACAGCGAGAACAGTGTCAAGAAAAGGAAAATATCCAAGCTTCCTAGCAACAGAAATACTGTTAATGAGATGGATGAAGACTATGTTGTTTCTCAATCAATCAAAGAGAATACTAGGAACTTAAGACCAGGAGGAAAGGAAGATGATGATACAGACTATGTTGAAGAGGAAGAACCTGGTTCTGATGGTGAGCCTGAGATCAAGAGAAGAAAACAGAAGGAATCTAGTGGCTTACAAGCTGATATTAAGACTGAGCCTCTTACTACACGTCAACGGGCACTTCAATCAGGAAAAGGAGGCAGTGGTGAAAGTTTCATCGAGTTCCCAAATGGGCTACCATCTGCACCCTCTAGAA AACAAAGGGAGACGTTATCTGAAGTGGAGATACAAGCAAAGAGAGCAGAGGCTGCTCAAAGACGGAAAATGCAAGTAGAGAAGCAAGCTAGAGAATCTGAG GCTGAGGCAATAAGGAAAATATTAGGTCAAGGTTCtgacaagaaaaaagaagaaaaaaagcagAAAGAACTCGAAGAGAAG GCAAAGTTGGCTAAGTCACAACCTTTAAGTCCGAGCACCATTAGATGGGTCAGGGGACCCTTTGGCACAGTTGTTACTTTTGCTGATGATGTAGGTCTTCCAAGTATATTTGACTCCAAGCCTTGCAG TTACCCTCTTCCACGAGAGAAATGTGCTGCCCCATCGTGTACAAATGCATACAG